A stretch of Gemmatimonas aurantiaca T-27 DNA encodes these proteins:
- a CDS encoding bifunctional salicylyl-CoA 5-hydroxylase/oxidoreductase: MRIVCIGGGPAGLYFALLMKRLDPRHHITVVERNRPYDTFGWGVVFSDATMDTMRRWDADTADAIEQSFSHWDDIELRFKGRNIRSGGHGFVGIGRKRLLNILQARCEALGVELRFEQEVDSDLQFPDADLIIASDGINSKIRTVYAETFKPDIVVRPNRFIWLGTPRRFEAFTFDFQRTEHGWFQAHIYQFDEQTSTCIVECPEDVWRAHGLDTATQEESVAFCERLFSETLNGSPLLSNARHQRGSAWLNFQRVVCEQWWLRNANGSHVVLLGDAVHTAHFAIGSGTKLALEDAVELVRQFQRLGDQPQHIPEVLSAFQEARRIETLRIQNAAWNAMEWFEVCGARYCDQLEPEQFMYSLLTRSQRISHENLRVRDREWLEGYERWFAARAQVASVERTPPMFTPYTVRSVTLKNRVMVSPMAQYSAVDGVAGEFHLVHLGARALGGAALVMAEMTCPSPDARITPGCPGLWNDRQEAAWRRIVNWVHDHTDARMALQLGHSGAKGSTRRGWDGTDLPLPEGGNEPNWPLVSASPQAYLPGVSAMAREITRAEMTRVRDEFAASTHRAIAAGFDWVELHCAHGYLLSSFISPLTNQRTDEYGGSLANRLRYPLEVFTLMRSIWPQHLPMSVRISAHDWVEGGITPADAVEIARAFADAGADLIDCSSGQVSKRERPTYGRMFQTPFADRIRQEAGIDTIAVGAISEADHVNSIIAAGRADLCAVARPHLANPAWTLTEAARIGYTAVAWPPPYERGKPQLEAGFARAAAVVTPSSIDGFDAKKDK; the protein is encoded by the coding sequence ATGAGAATCGTATGCATTGGTGGTGGTCCGGCCGGGCTGTACTTCGCCCTCTTGATGAAGCGCCTCGACCCACGGCACCATATCACGGTGGTCGAGCGGAATCGTCCGTACGACACATTCGGGTGGGGCGTGGTGTTCTCGGATGCCACCATGGATACGATGCGGCGATGGGATGCCGACACCGCTGATGCCATCGAGCAGTCCTTTAGTCACTGGGACGACATCGAGCTCCGTTTCAAGGGGCGAAACATTCGTTCGGGTGGTCACGGGTTTGTCGGCATTGGGCGCAAGCGCCTGCTGAACATCCTTCAGGCGCGATGTGAAGCGCTGGGGGTGGAGTTGCGTTTCGAGCAGGAGGTCGACTCCGATCTGCAGTTCCCCGATGCCGATCTCATCATCGCTTCCGACGGGATCAATTCGAAGATCCGCACGGTGTACGCCGAGACGTTCAAGCCGGATATCGTGGTGCGCCCGAATCGTTTCATCTGGCTTGGCACGCCCAGGCGATTCGAGGCCTTCACCTTCGATTTTCAGCGCACCGAGCACGGCTGGTTTCAGGCACACATCTATCAGTTCGACGAGCAGACCTCCACGTGCATCGTCGAGTGCCCAGAGGACGTCTGGCGTGCGCATGGACTCGATACGGCGACTCAGGAAGAGTCCGTCGCATTTTGTGAGCGCCTGTTTTCAGAAACGCTCAACGGCTCTCCACTGCTCAGCAACGCGCGGCATCAGCGGGGTTCGGCCTGGCTGAATTTCCAGCGCGTCGTGTGCGAGCAGTGGTGGCTGCGCAATGCCAACGGCAGTCATGTCGTGCTGCTGGGCGATGCGGTGCACACGGCGCACTTTGCCATCGGGTCTGGCACGAAGCTCGCGCTCGAAGATGCGGTGGAGCTGGTGCGGCAGTTTCAGCGTCTTGGGGATCAGCCGCAGCACATTCCCGAGGTGCTCTCCGCATTTCAGGAAGCGCGCCGCATCGAGACCCTGCGTATCCAGAATGCCGCATGGAACGCGATGGAGTGGTTCGAGGTCTGTGGTGCGCGCTATTGCGACCAGCTCGAGCCGGAGCAGTTCATGTACTCCCTGCTCACCCGCAGTCAGCGCATCAGTCACGAGAATCTCCGTGTGCGAGATCGCGAATGGCTGGAGGGATACGAACGCTGGTTTGCGGCGCGTGCGCAGGTCGCGAGCGTCGAGCGCACGCCGCCGATGTTCACACCGTATACCGTGCGCTCTGTCACGCTCAAGAACCGCGTGATGGTGTCGCCGATGGCGCAGTATTCGGCGGTCGATGGGGTGGCCGGTGAGTTTCACCTGGTGCATCTCGGTGCACGGGCGTTGGGCGGCGCCGCGCTGGTCATGGCGGAGATGACATGCCCCAGTCCCGATGCCCGTATCACACCGGGGTGTCCGGGGTTGTGGAACGACCGGCAGGAAGCGGCCTGGCGTCGCATTGTGAACTGGGTGCACGATCACACCGATGCACGCATGGCGTTGCAGCTCGGACACAGTGGCGCCAAAGGCTCCACACGCCGCGGCTGGGATGGCACCGATCTGCCGTTGCCTGAGGGCGGAAACGAACCCAATTGGCCGTTGGTCAGTGCATCGCCGCAGGCCTATCTACCGGGTGTCAGTGCGATGGCGCGGGAGATCACCCGAGCCGAGATGACACGGGTGCGGGATGAGTTTGCGGCCTCCACACATCGGGCCATCGCGGCAGGCTTCGATTGGGTCGAACTGCACTGCGCGCACGGCTACCTCTTGTCGAGCTTCATCTCACCGCTCACCAACCAGCGTACCGACGAATACGGCGGCAGTCTCGCCAATCGGCTGCGCTATCCGCTGGAAGTGTTCACGCTGATGCGCAGCATCTGGCCGCAGCACCTACCGATGTCCGTGCGCATCTCCGCACACGACTGGGTCGAAGGTGGTATCACACCAGCCGATGCCGTCGAGATTGCACGCGCCTTTGCGGATGCGGGGGCTGATCTCATCGACTGTTCGTCGGGGCAAGTCAGCAAGCGTGAACGGCCCACGTATGGACGCATGTTCCAGACGCCATTTGCCGATCGCATCCGGCAAGAGGCGGGTATCGATACGATTGCCGTGGGCGCGATCAGCGAGGCGGACCATGTGAACTCCATCATCGCGGCGGGGCGCGCGGATCTCTGCGCTGTGGCGCGTCCGCACCTCGCCAATCCCGCCTGGACACTCACCGAGGCCGCCCGCATCGGGTACACGGCCGTGGCATGGCCCCCACCGTACGAGCGTGGCAAGCCGCAGCTCGAAGCGGGGTTCGCACGGGCAGCGGCGGTGGTCACGCCGTCGTCCATTGATGGTTTTGACGCCAAAAAGGACAAATGA
- the kynU gene encoding kynureninase — MDAISSAQIAALDAADPLAAFRARFSLPEGVTYLDGNSLGALPRATADRVRDVIEGEWGEGLIRSWNSADWINAPRRVGAKIARLVGANPHEVIVADSTSVNLHKLIIAALRARPGRHAVLSEPGNFPTDLYMLETAIATLGGAHALTLTPRDEIVSHITEETALVLLTHVHYKTADVHDMAAITAAAQAKGAMVLWDLSHSVGALPLALNACNADLAVGCGYKFLNGGPGAPAFLFVAERHHASLVSPLGGWMGHAQPFAFTDHYEPASGISRFLCGTPSVVGMAALECGVDLHLEADMQEIARKSRALAELFMGLVHMRCAEHDVTLVGPPPGAPRGSHVSFRHPEGYAIMQALIARGVIGDFRAPDIMRFGLTPLYLRYADIVHAVDVLEDVLRTRAWQAPEYRTRQAVT, encoded by the coding sequence ATGGACGCCATTTCTTCCGCGCAGATCGCTGCCCTCGATGCCGCTGATCCGCTGGCCGCCTTCCGCGCCCGATTTTCGCTGCCGGAGGGGGTGACCTATCTCGATGGGAATTCGCTGGGGGCCCTGCCGCGTGCCACTGCCGATCGCGTGCGTGACGTCATCGAGGGGGAATGGGGGGAAGGGCTGATCCGCAGTTGGAACAGTGCGGATTGGATCAATGCTCCGAGACGGGTTGGGGCCAAGATTGCGCGACTGGTTGGCGCCAATCCCCACGAAGTGATCGTGGCTGATTCCACGTCGGTGAACCTGCACAAGCTGATCATCGCCGCGCTGCGTGCGCGCCCTGGTCGTCATGCCGTGCTCTCCGAGCCTGGCAACTTCCCGACCGATCTCTACATGCTGGAGACGGCGATTGCCACGCTCGGTGGAGCGCATGCGCTGACACTGACGCCGCGTGACGAGATTGTGTCGCACATCACCGAAGAGACCGCGCTCGTGCTGCTCACGCATGTGCACTACAAGACCGCTGATGTGCATGACATGGCCGCGATCACCGCTGCCGCACAGGCGAAGGGTGCCATGGTGCTGTGGGATCTCAGTCATTCGGTGGGGGCCCTGCCGTTGGCCCTGAATGCCTGCAATGCCGACCTCGCGGTGGGCTGTGGGTACAAGTTCCTGAATGGCGGTCCGGGCGCACCGGCCTTCCTCTTTGTGGCGGAGCGGCATCACGCCTCGCTGGTGTCGCCACTGGGCGGATGGATGGGGCATGCGCAGCCGTTTGCCTTCACGGATCACTACGAACCCGCCTCCGGCATCTCGCGGTTCCTCTGTGGCACGCCATCGGTCGTCGGGATGGCGGCCCTCGAGTGTGGAGTCGATCTGCACCTCGAAGCCGACATGCAGGAGATAGCACGCAAGTCCCGTGCGCTGGCCGAGTTGTTCATGGGCCTCGTGCACATGCGCTGTGCTGAACACGATGTAACACTCGTTGGTCCGCCCCCGGGCGCGCCTCGTGGCAGTCACGTGTCGTTCCGCCATCCCGAGGGCTATGCGATCATGCAGGCATTGATTGCCCGTGGTGTCATCGGGGACTTCCGAGCACCCGATATCATGCGCTTCGGTCTGACGCCTCTGTATCTGCGCTATGCCGACATCGTGCACGCGGTCGATGTCCTGGAAGACGTACTGCGCACGCGTGCGTGGCAGGCTCCGGAGTACCGCACTCGGCAGGCTGTGACCTGA
- a CDS encoding indoleamine 2,3-dioxygenase, with product MALSDYQVNPRTGFVSPVPLPNALPPAFAVWDQVVPELSALIRARRVRALMETLPLLDPLVLTTDGDRERALLLLTHFANAYVWGDEQAATRLPRSIAVPLCALAAEMERPPIAHYATTTLTNWRLVDETQPVSVDNARTQIQFLGGVDEDWFFVASMGVELAGAPLIPIAMRAVDCARADDDGGLRDALITFGDLMPQVHAAMEHVRTWCDPSTYYLRVRPFVTGWPAPGIVYEGVSDEPRRYLGGSAGQSALLQLFDAMLGVHHADHPAGAYLRSVRGYMPKPHRALVELVERDSRVRERALSGSAALRDAFNDVVAQIAAFRQAHMKLAHDYIVIPSGPARDLTGTGGTSLDTFLGAAHQATRAARA from the coding sequence ATGGCGCTCTCCGACTATCAGGTGAATCCGCGTACGGGCTTTGTGTCTCCCGTACCGCTGCCCAATGCCTTGCCGCCTGCGTTCGCGGTGTGGGACCAGGTTGTTCCGGAACTCAGTGCTCTCATCAGGGCGCGCCGTGTGCGTGCCTTGATGGAGACGCTGCCGCTGCTCGACCCGCTGGTGCTCACCACCGACGGTGATCGTGAGCGGGCGCTCCTGCTGCTCACGCACTTCGCCAATGCGTACGTTTGGGGTGACGAGCAGGCGGCGACCCGTCTTCCTCGCAGCATCGCGGTGCCGCTCTGCGCACTGGCCGCGGAAATGGAGCGGCCGCCCATCGCACACTATGCGACCACCACGTTGACCAATTGGCGCCTCGTCGACGAGACGCAGCCCGTGTCGGTGGATAATGCACGGACGCAGATCCAATTCCTCGGCGGGGTCGACGAAGATTGGTTCTTTGTGGCCTCGATGGGCGTGGAGTTGGCGGGAGCGCCGCTGATTCCCATTGCCATGCGAGCCGTGGACTGTGCTCGGGCCGACGATGATGGGGGCCTTCGTGACGCACTCATCACGTTTGGCGATCTCATGCCCCAGGTGCATGCGGCCATGGAGCACGTGCGGACCTGGTGCGACCCGTCGACGTACTATCTGCGAGTACGTCCCTTCGTGACCGGCTGGCCGGCGCCCGGCATCGTGTACGAAGGGGTATCGGATGAACCGCGTCGTTACCTCGGCGGCAGTGCAGGGCAGAGCGCTCTGCTGCAGCTCTTCGATGCCATGCTCGGTGTGCATCATGCCGATCATCCCGCCGGCGCGTATCTGCGCAGCGTGCGTGGTTACATGCCCAAGCCGCATCGTGCGCTGGTGGAGTTGGTGGAACGTGACAGTCGTGTGCGCGAACGCGCCCTGTCTGGCTCTGCCGCGTTGCGTGACGCCTTCAACGACGTCGTGGCACAGATCGCGGCCTTTCGCCAGGCGCACATGAAACTGGCGCACGACTACATCGTGATCCCGTCCGGACCCGCACGCGACCTCACCGGCACCGGTGGCACCTCACTCGACACTTTCCTCGGCGCGGCCCATCAAGCCACCCGCGCTGCACGCGCCTGA
- a CDS encoding TetR/AcrR family transcriptional regulator, giving the protein MSDKTRPGVQQTSSDDRHADDDPRVQQSMRAMREALNTLLGERAFNDITVQQILDRAGVSRATFYAHFRNKDDVLFASFERMVHGLARTLNTPHERQRPRLVPMRELIEHFASAGDVFHSLESSGRMEALWDFGTDVLAGLIEDRLPTFRAVFARRRAPTPLDDGMDDRLTARMLAGACLELVKWSRAFPDRLTPAELDARFHVMAQRAVAPAIFQA; this is encoded by the coding sequence ATGTCGGACAAAACCCGCCCCGGTGTTCAGCAGACATCGTCCGACGACCGGCACGCCGACGACGATCCCCGCGTGCAGCAGTCGATGCGTGCCATGCGCGAGGCGCTGAACACACTGCTCGGCGAGCGGGCGTTCAACGACATCACCGTGCAGCAGATTCTCGATCGAGCCGGCGTTTCGCGCGCCACGTTCTATGCGCACTTTCGCAACAAGGACGATGTGCTGTTTGCCAGCTTCGAGCGCATGGTGCACGGGTTGGCGCGAACGTTGAATACTCCGCACGAACGCCAACGACCGCGGCTCGTCCCGATGCGGGAACTGATCGAGCATTTTGCGAGCGCCGGCGATGTGTTCCACTCGCTCGAATCCTCGGGACGTATGGAAGCCCTGTGGGACTTTGGCACGGACGTGCTGGCCGGCCTCATCGAAGACCGGCTACCCACATTCCGCGCAGTTTTTGCTCGGCGGCGTGCCCCGACCCCTCTCGATGATGGCATGGATGACCGGCTGACGGCCCGCATGCTCGCCGGAGCCTGTCTCGAGCTGGTGAAATGGTCGCGCGCCTTTCCCGATCGACTCACTCCGGCGGAACTCGATGCCCGGTTCCACGTGATGGCCCAGCGCGCGGTGGCTCCTGCTATTTTTCAGGCATGA
- a CDS encoding fumarate hydratase translates to MTTITQADFIQSIADALQHISYFHPLDYIHALGDAYEKEQSPAAKDAIAQILTNSRMCAEGHRPICQDTGSVVVFLKIGMNVRWDATMSIQEMVDEGVRRAYQLPDNILRASIVADPAFSRKNTRDNTPSVVHVELVPGNTVDVKLGAKGGGSENKSKFAMLNPSDNIVDWVLKTVPLMGAGWCPPGMLGIGIGGSAEKAMLMAKESLMEHIDMAQLKERGPQNKIEEMRIELCDKINALGIGAQGLGGLSTVLDVKIWDYPTHAASKPIAMIPNCAATRHAHFVLDGSGVVSLPVPKLSDWPDVTWRPDKNAKRVDLDTLTPEVVRSWKAGDRLLLNGKMLTGRDAAHKRIADLYASGEGLPEGVDFTNRVIYYVGPVDPVRDEAVGPAGPTTATRMDKFTEMMLAKTGLIAMIGKAERGAAGLEAIRKHKAAYLMAVGGAAYLVSKAIRSSRVVAFAELGMEAIYEFEVEDMPVTVAVDAGGDNVHESGPAEWQDKIRKGLPVVS, encoded by the coding sequence ATGACGACCATCACCCAAGCCGACTTCATCCAGTCGATCGCGGACGCGCTCCAGCACATCTCCTATTTCCACCCGCTGGACTACATCCACGCACTCGGCGACGCCTACGAAAAGGAACAGTCGCCGGCGGCGAAAGATGCGATCGCACAGATCCTCACGAACTCGCGCATGTGCGCCGAGGGCCATCGCCCCATCTGCCAGGACACAGGCAGTGTGGTGGTGTTCCTCAAGATCGGCATGAACGTCCGCTGGGACGCGACCATGTCGATCCAGGAAATGGTGGACGAGGGCGTGCGGCGCGCCTATCAGCTCCCCGACAACATCCTGCGCGCATCCATCGTTGCCGACCCGGCGTTCTCGCGCAAGAACACGCGTGACAACACCCCGTCGGTGGTGCATGTGGAACTCGTCCCCGGCAACACGGTTGACGTGAAGCTGGGCGCCAAGGGCGGCGGCTCGGAGAACAAGTCGAAGTTCGCGATGCTCAACCCGAGCGACAACATCGTCGACTGGGTGCTCAAGACGGTCCCGCTCATGGGCGCTGGCTGGTGTCCGCCCGGCATGCTCGGCATCGGCATCGGTGGTTCTGCCGAGAAGGCGATGCTCATGGCGAAGGAATCGCTCATGGAGCACATCGACATGGCCCAGCTCAAGGAGCGCGGTCCGCAGAACAAGATCGAAGAGATGCGCATCGAGCTGTGCGACAAGATCAACGCGCTGGGTATCGGTGCGCAGGGACTGGGTGGTCTGTCCACGGTGCTCGATGTGAAGATCTGGGACTATCCCACGCACGCGGCATCCAAGCCCATCGCGATGATCCCCAACTGCGCGGCGACGCGTCACGCGCACTTCGTGCTCGACGGCAGCGGTGTGGTGTCGTTGCCGGTGCCGAAGCTCTCCGATTGGCCGGATGTCACGTGGCGCCCCGACAAGAACGCCAAGCGGGTGGACCTCGATACGCTCACGCCGGAAGTGGTGCGCTCCTGGAAGGCAGGCGACCGCTTGCTGCTCAACGGCAAGATGCTCACCGGCCGCGACGCGGCGCACAAGCGTATCGCGGATCTCTACGCGAGCGGAGAAGGATTGCCTGAGGGCGTCGACTTCACCAACCGTGTGATCTACTACGTGGGTCCGGTGGATCCGGTGCGTGATGAAGCCGTGGGTCCGGCAGGCCCGACGACGGCCACTCGCATGGACAAGTTCACCGAGATGATGCTCGCCAAGACGGGCCTCATCGCGATGATCGGCAAGGCCGAGCGTGGTGCGGCCGGTCTGGAAGCCATCCGCAAGCACAAGGCCGCCTACCTCATGGCGGTGGGTGGCGCGGCGTATCTGGTATCGAAGGCCATTCGTTCGTCGCGTGTGGTCGCCTTTGCGGAACTGGGCATGGAGGCGATCTACGAGTTCGAGGTGGAGGACATGCCGGTGACGGTCGCGGTTGATGCCGGCGGCGACAACGTGCACGAATCCGGTCCGGCCGAATGGCAGGACAAGATTCGCAAGGGATTGCCGGTCGTATCCTGA
- a CDS encoding GxxExxY protein, whose product MAIKHSEITSEIIRAFYQIYNEVGWGFIESVYSSVMASTLTSRGIPHEREKRLRVTHRGECHGEFRADLVVAGVVLVEFKACKQLVAAHEAQLLNYLRASGLEVGLLLNFGPRPEMRRFVWSARQRMVAMDERESGDR is encoded by the coding sequence ATGGCAATCAAACACAGTGAGATCACCAGCGAGATCATCCGTGCGTTTTACCAGATCTACAATGAAGTCGGCTGGGGGTTCATCGAATCCGTCTATTCGAGCGTCATGGCCAGCACACTCACGAGCCGTGGCATCCCGCATGAGCGGGAGAAACGACTTCGGGTCACGCACCGCGGCGAATGCCATGGCGAATTCCGCGCCGATCTGGTCGTCGCCGGTGTGGTGCTCGTAGAGTTCAAGGCATGCAAGCAGCTTGTTGCGGCACATGAGGCACAACTGCTGAACTACCTGCGCGCATCTGGGTTGGAAGTTGGTCTGTTGCTCAACTTCGGCCCCCGACCCGAAATGCGGCGCTTCGTCTGGTCTGCTCGTCAGCGGATGGTGGCCATGGACGAGCGCGAATCTGGGGACCGCTGA